A window of the Erpetoichthys calabaricus chromosome 10, fErpCal1.3, whole genome shotgun sequence genome harbors these coding sequences:
- the LOC114659141 gene encoding volume-regulated anion channel subunit LRRC8D-like isoform X2, whose amino-acid sequence MFTLTEVASLNDVQPTYRILKPWWDVFMDYLAIVMLMVAIFAGTMQLTRDQVVCLPVLQSGEESKTQNLYSAPSSLATSDHPDHKSQYTEVTLRTGSLAASEISDSEPPKFQFSRSSNPAVKKLADQPEPLGLKTNLDFQQYVFVNQMCYHVALPWYSKYFPYLALIHTIILMVSSNFWFKYPKTSSKIEHFVSILGKCFESPWTTKALSETACEDSEENKQRLTGAASLPMHVSTSSDEGSPSTTTPILAKTGVKFSAERPVIEVPSMTILDKKDGEQAKALFEKVRKFRTHVEDSDLIYKLYVVQTVIKTVKFILILCYTFIVAAIHFDHTCKPNVEHLTGYATFVCTHNMAFMLKKLLISYIALICVYGVVCLYTLFWLFRRPLKEYSFEKVREESSFSDIPDVKNDFAFLLHMVDQYDQLYSKRFGVFLSEVSENKLREISLNHEWTYEKLKQHVTRNAQDKLELHLFMLSGVPNAVFDHTDLDILKLELIPEARLPAKISQMINLQELHLYHCPAKVEQTAFSFLRDHLQCLHVKFTDVAEIPTWVYLLKNLRDLYLVGNLNSENNKMIALESLRDLRNLKALHLKSNLTKIPTNITDLAPHLTKLVVHNDGSKLVVLNSLKKMMNLAELELHNCELERIPHAIFSLTNLQELDLKSNNIRTIEEVISFQHLKRLTCLKLWHNKIISIPLSIIHVKNLEWLYLSNNKLESLPVSLFNLPKLRYLDLSYNSIVVIPTEIGFLQNLQYFAITGNKVEVLPKQLFKCAKLRTLCLGQNCISSVPEKIGLLQQLAHLELKGNCLDRLPLQLSQCRLLKRNGLIVEDHLFDTLPLDIKEIINQESAASFANGV is encoded by the coding sequence ATGTTTACTCTCACTGAAGTAGCTTCACTCAATGATGTGCAACCAACATATCGTATTTTAAAACCATGGTGGGATGTTTTTATGGACTATTTGGCTATTGTCATGCTAATGGTGGCAATATTTGCAGGCACCATGCAATTGACCAGAGATCAAGTTGTCTGCCTTCCTGTTTTACAATCTGGGGAGgaatcaaaaacacaaaatctttacTCAGCACCTTCATCTCTGGCAACGTCTGACCATCCAGACCATAAGAGCCAATATACAGAAGTAACATTACGAACTGGATCTCTTGCTGCCAGTGAAATTTCTGACAGTGAACCTCCTAAATTTCAGTTCAGTAGGTCTTCTAACCCTGCAGTAAAAAAGTTAGCTGATCAGCCAGAGCCATTAGGACTTAAAACCAATTTAGACTTTCAACAGTATGTTTTTGTTAATCAAATGTGCTACCATGTAGCACTGCCATGGTACTCTAAATATTTCCCATACTTGGCTCTTATTCATACTATTATACTCATGGTAAGTAGCAATTTTTGGTTTAAATATCCAAAGACTAGTTCAAAAATTGAGCACTTTGTTTCAATTCTGGGAAAGTGTTTTGAATCTCCTTGGACTACAAAAGCATTGTCTGAAACAGCTTGTGAAGATTCAGAAGAGAATAAACAAAGACTAACGGGTGCGGCATCTCTGCCAATGCATGTGTCAACCAGTAGCGATGAAGGGAGTCCAAGTACAACGACTCCTATACTAGCAAAAACAGGAGTAAAATTTTCTGCAGAAAGACCCGTCATTGAAGTCCCTAGCATGACAATATTGGACAAAAAGGATGGTGAACAGGCAAAAGCCCTTTTTGAAAAGGTGAGGAAATTTCGCACTCATGTTGAGGACAGTGATTTAATATACAAACTCTATGTAGTTCAGACGGTGATAAAaacagttaaatttattttgatattgtGCTACACTTTTATTGTGGCTGCAATCCACTTTGACCATACCTGTAAGCCCAATGTGGAGCATCTAACTGGATATGCCACTTTTGTGTGCACTCACAATATGGCATTCATGTTGAAAAAGCTGCTTATAAGCTACATTGCACTTATTTGTGTGTATGGTGTTGTATGCCTTTATACACTTTTTTGGTTGTTCAGACGACCTTTAAAGGAATATTCTTTTGAAAAAGTAAGAGAAGAAAGCAGCTTCAGTGATATCCCAGATGTAAAGAATGACTTTGCTTTCCTTTTGCATATGGTGGACCAATATGATCAATTATATTCCAAACGTTTTGGTGTGTTTCTGTCTGAAGTAAGTGAAAACAAGCTTCGAGAAATTAGCTTGAACCATGAGTGGACTTATGAGAAGCTAAAACAGCATGTTACAAGAAATGCACAAGATAAGCTCGAACTCCATTTATTCATGCTCTCCGGTGTTCCCAATGCTGTGTTTGATCACACAGACCTGGATATATTAAAGCTTGAACTAATTCCTGAGGCCAGGCTTCCTGCCAAAATATCTCAAATGATTAATCTTCAGGAACTGCACCTTTACCACTGTCCTGCCAAAGTGGAACAGACAGCTTTCAGCTTTCTTCGTGATCACCTACAGTGCCTTCATGTTAAGTTTACAGATGTTGCTGAAATTCCAACATgggtttatttgttgaaaaatttaAGAGATTTGTACTTAGTAGGTAATCTAAATTCTGAGAACAATAAAATGATTGCTTTGGAATCTTTGAGAGATCTGAGAAACCTAAAAGCCCTGCATCTTAAAAGCAACCTTACAAAGATTCCAACGAACATTACAGATTTGGCTCCACATTTAACCAAACTAGTTGTTCACAATGATGGAAGCAAACTTGTAGTGCTTAACAGCCTGAAGAAGATGATGAATCTAGCGGAATTAGAGTTGCACAACTGTGAGCTTGAGAGAATTCCTCATGCTATTTTTAGCTTGACCAATTTACAGGAGCTGGACCTGAAATCAAATAACATCCGCACGATTGAAGAAGTCATCAGTTTTCAGCATCTGAAGAGACTGACCTGCCTTAAATTATGGCATAACAAAATCATTAGTATTCCTTTATCAATAATTCATGTCAAAAACCTTGAATGGCTTTATCTGTCTAATAACAAGCTAGAATCTTTGCCAGTATCACTGTTTAACCTGCCAAAACTCAGATATTTGGATCTAAGTTACAATTCCATTGTAGTTATCCCAACAGAAATTGGCTTTTTGCAAAACCTGCAGTATTTTGCAATTACTGGGAATAAAGTGGAAGTTTTACCTAAGCAACTCTTTAAGTGTGCAAAACTAAGGACTTTATGTCTAGGTCAGAACTGTATCTCTTCAGTCCCAGAAAAAATAGGTCTCTTACAACAACTTGCACACTTGGAATTAAAAGGAAACTGCCTAGACCGGCTTCCACTGCAGCTAAGCCAGTGTCGTTTGCTTAAAAGGAATGGACTCATTGTTGAAGATCATCTTTTTGATACATTGCCACTAGAcatcaaagaaataataaatcaagAGTCTGCTGCCTCATTTGCAAATGGTGTCTAG
- the LOC114659141 gene encoding volume-regulated anion channel subunit LRRC8D-like isoform X1 codes for MGMFTLTEVASLNDVQPTYRILKPWWDVFMDYLAIVMLMVAIFAGTMQLTRDQVVCLPVLQSGEESKTQNLYSAPSSLATSDHPDHKSQYTEVTLRTGSLAASEISDSEPPKFQFSRSSNPAVKKLADQPEPLGLKTNLDFQQYVFVNQMCYHVALPWYSKYFPYLALIHTIILMVSSNFWFKYPKTSSKIEHFVSILGKCFESPWTTKALSETACEDSEENKQRLTGAASLPMHVSTSSDEGSPSTTTPILAKTGVKFSAERPVIEVPSMTILDKKDGEQAKALFEKVRKFRTHVEDSDLIYKLYVVQTVIKTVKFILILCYTFIVAAIHFDHTCKPNVEHLTGYATFVCTHNMAFMLKKLLISYIALICVYGVVCLYTLFWLFRRPLKEYSFEKVREESSFSDIPDVKNDFAFLLHMVDQYDQLYSKRFGVFLSEVSENKLREISLNHEWTYEKLKQHVTRNAQDKLELHLFMLSGVPNAVFDHTDLDILKLELIPEARLPAKISQMINLQELHLYHCPAKVEQTAFSFLRDHLQCLHVKFTDVAEIPTWVYLLKNLRDLYLVGNLNSENNKMIALESLRDLRNLKALHLKSNLTKIPTNITDLAPHLTKLVVHNDGSKLVVLNSLKKMMNLAELELHNCELERIPHAIFSLTNLQELDLKSNNIRTIEEVISFQHLKRLTCLKLWHNKIISIPLSIIHVKNLEWLYLSNNKLESLPVSLFNLPKLRYLDLSYNSIVVIPTEIGFLQNLQYFAITGNKVEVLPKQLFKCAKLRTLCLGQNCISSVPEKIGLLQQLAHLELKGNCLDRLPLQLSQCRLLKRNGLIVEDHLFDTLPLDIKEIINQESAASFANGV; via the coding sequence GTATGTTTACTCTCACTGAAGTAGCTTCACTCAATGATGTGCAACCAACATATCGTATTTTAAAACCATGGTGGGATGTTTTTATGGACTATTTGGCTATTGTCATGCTAATGGTGGCAATATTTGCAGGCACCATGCAATTGACCAGAGATCAAGTTGTCTGCCTTCCTGTTTTACAATCTGGGGAGgaatcaaaaacacaaaatctttacTCAGCACCTTCATCTCTGGCAACGTCTGACCATCCAGACCATAAGAGCCAATATACAGAAGTAACATTACGAACTGGATCTCTTGCTGCCAGTGAAATTTCTGACAGTGAACCTCCTAAATTTCAGTTCAGTAGGTCTTCTAACCCTGCAGTAAAAAAGTTAGCTGATCAGCCAGAGCCATTAGGACTTAAAACCAATTTAGACTTTCAACAGTATGTTTTTGTTAATCAAATGTGCTACCATGTAGCACTGCCATGGTACTCTAAATATTTCCCATACTTGGCTCTTATTCATACTATTATACTCATGGTAAGTAGCAATTTTTGGTTTAAATATCCAAAGACTAGTTCAAAAATTGAGCACTTTGTTTCAATTCTGGGAAAGTGTTTTGAATCTCCTTGGACTACAAAAGCATTGTCTGAAACAGCTTGTGAAGATTCAGAAGAGAATAAACAAAGACTAACGGGTGCGGCATCTCTGCCAATGCATGTGTCAACCAGTAGCGATGAAGGGAGTCCAAGTACAACGACTCCTATACTAGCAAAAACAGGAGTAAAATTTTCTGCAGAAAGACCCGTCATTGAAGTCCCTAGCATGACAATATTGGACAAAAAGGATGGTGAACAGGCAAAAGCCCTTTTTGAAAAGGTGAGGAAATTTCGCACTCATGTTGAGGACAGTGATTTAATATACAAACTCTATGTAGTTCAGACGGTGATAAAaacagttaaatttattttgatattgtGCTACACTTTTATTGTGGCTGCAATCCACTTTGACCATACCTGTAAGCCCAATGTGGAGCATCTAACTGGATATGCCACTTTTGTGTGCACTCACAATATGGCATTCATGTTGAAAAAGCTGCTTATAAGCTACATTGCACTTATTTGTGTGTATGGTGTTGTATGCCTTTATACACTTTTTTGGTTGTTCAGACGACCTTTAAAGGAATATTCTTTTGAAAAAGTAAGAGAAGAAAGCAGCTTCAGTGATATCCCAGATGTAAAGAATGACTTTGCTTTCCTTTTGCATATGGTGGACCAATATGATCAATTATATTCCAAACGTTTTGGTGTGTTTCTGTCTGAAGTAAGTGAAAACAAGCTTCGAGAAATTAGCTTGAACCATGAGTGGACTTATGAGAAGCTAAAACAGCATGTTACAAGAAATGCACAAGATAAGCTCGAACTCCATTTATTCATGCTCTCCGGTGTTCCCAATGCTGTGTTTGATCACACAGACCTGGATATATTAAAGCTTGAACTAATTCCTGAGGCCAGGCTTCCTGCCAAAATATCTCAAATGATTAATCTTCAGGAACTGCACCTTTACCACTGTCCTGCCAAAGTGGAACAGACAGCTTTCAGCTTTCTTCGTGATCACCTACAGTGCCTTCATGTTAAGTTTACAGATGTTGCTGAAATTCCAACATgggtttatttgttgaaaaatttaAGAGATTTGTACTTAGTAGGTAATCTAAATTCTGAGAACAATAAAATGATTGCTTTGGAATCTTTGAGAGATCTGAGAAACCTAAAAGCCCTGCATCTTAAAAGCAACCTTACAAAGATTCCAACGAACATTACAGATTTGGCTCCACATTTAACCAAACTAGTTGTTCACAATGATGGAAGCAAACTTGTAGTGCTTAACAGCCTGAAGAAGATGATGAATCTAGCGGAATTAGAGTTGCACAACTGTGAGCTTGAGAGAATTCCTCATGCTATTTTTAGCTTGACCAATTTACAGGAGCTGGACCTGAAATCAAATAACATCCGCACGATTGAAGAAGTCATCAGTTTTCAGCATCTGAAGAGACTGACCTGCCTTAAATTATGGCATAACAAAATCATTAGTATTCCTTTATCAATAATTCATGTCAAAAACCTTGAATGGCTTTATCTGTCTAATAACAAGCTAGAATCTTTGCCAGTATCACTGTTTAACCTGCCAAAACTCAGATATTTGGATCTAAGTTACAATTCCATTGTAGTTATCCCAACAGAAATTGGCTTTTTGCAAAACCTGCAGTATTTTGCAATTACTGGGAATAAAGTGGAAGTTTTACCTAAGCAACTCTTTAAGTGTGCAAAACTAAGGACTTTATGTCTAGGTCAGAACTGTATCTCTTCAGTCCCAGAAAAAATAGGTCTCTTACAACAACTTGCACACTTGGAATTAAAAGGAAACTGCCTAGACCGGCTTCCACTGCAGCTAAGCCAGTGTCGTTTGCTTAAAAGGAATGGACTCATTGTTGAAGATCATCTTTTTGATACATTGCCACTAGAcatcaaagaaataataaatcaagAGTCTGCTGCCTCATTTGCAAATGGTGTCTAG